The stretch of DNA CCGCCCCAGACCAGAAGAGCGTCGCTTCGCTGTCTTCTCATTGGCCGTGGGGCCGGATGGGCGGGAGGTGGTGGGCGGAGCCAACGACGGCTGCCTCTACGTCTACGACCGGGAGGTTCAACGCCGCGTCCTACGGGTCAGCGTCGGGGcaaggggcggggcttgggcgggggggtggggcaGCCGGTTggctgggggtgtgggggtcAAGGACAGCCAATGGGAGGGTCACGGTCGTCAATTGAGGTCAAGGTTGGCCAATGGGGGAGGGTCAAGGCCACCCCATGGGGTCAACGTTGGCCAATGGGGGTCAAGGCCACCCCATGGGGTCAACGTTGGCCAATGGGGGAGGGTCAAGGCCACCCCATGGGGTCAAGGTTGGCCAATGGGGGAGGGTCAAGGCCACCCCATGGGGTCAATGTTGGCCAATGGGGGTCAAGGCCACCCCATGGGGTCAAGGTTGGCCAATGGGGGAGGGTCAAGGCCACCCCATGGGGTCAACGTTGGCCAATGGGGGTCAAGGCCACCCCATGGGGTCAACGTTGGCCAATGGGGGAGGGTCAAGGCCACCCCATGGGGTCAAGGTTGGCCAATGGGGGTCAAGGCTACCCAACGGTGGTCAACAGCACCCAATGGAGGTCAAGGTCAACCAAGGGAGGTCAAGGCCACCCCATCCACGGTCCCAAAGCCACCCCATGGGGTCAATGTCACCCTATGGATGTCGGGGCCACCCCATGGAGGTCAaggccaccctgcagcccctgaactcctccctccccccccccggggtgaCCTTgacctccctcctctctcccaggtggAGGCCCACGAGGACGACGTCAACGCGGTGGCcctgggggacacgggggggcagctcctgctctcGGGGGGGGACGACGGCGTCTGCCGGGCCTGGGACCGCCGGTGCCTGGGGGAGGGGCGGCCTCGCCCCGTCGGCCTCCTGGCGGGTCACCGCGACGGCATCACCTTCCTTCACCCAAGGGTGAGGCgctgggaggggctggggggcaacCGGGAAGGGGTCTGGGGTCAACGGGGAAGGGTTTCTGGTGGAACTGGTCCAACTGGGAAGTTCTCCAGAAGCCCTGGAGATGCCGTGGGCGGCACTGGGACACCTGGGGTGCCTCAAAGCCCCAACCTAAGGGTCCCCCCTTTGACCTTGACCCCCCACCccgacacccccccacccccccaccccccacccccagggtGACGGTCGCTACCTGGTCTCCAACTCCAAGGACCAGACGGCCAAACTGTGGGACCTTCGGCgtcccgccggccccgggggaTTGGCCGCTGCCCGCCGCGCCGTCGCTCGGCAGAGCTGGGACTATCGCTGGCAACGGGCGCCACGACGcggtacggggggggggggcggggccttgggggagggggcggggccttgggggagggggtggagcatgaggggagggggcggggccccGTGGTAATTAGGGTTGGGGCAATTAGCGCTATAAAGGGGTTAATTAGCCCCACCCATGCGTTAATTACCCCGCCCCATTCATGgattctctcccccccccccccacagccaTGGCGACGGCGCCGTTGCCGGGCGACAGCTCGCTGATGACGTACCGCGGGCACGCGGTGCTGCACACGCTCCTGCGCTGCCGCCTGTCCCCgccccgcgggggggggggcggcctcTACCTGGGCACGGGCTGCGCCTCGGGGGCGGTGCTgggtgaggggcggggcctgagggggcggggcctgagggggcggggcctgaggGGGCGGGGCATGAGGGGGCGGGGCATGAGGGGGTGGGGCCTGGGGGATGGGttgagggggcggggcctgagggggcggggcctgagggggcggggcctgaggggggcggggcctggggggcggggcctgggggaTGGGttgagggggcggggcctgaggGGGTGGGGCGTGGTCTGCGGGTGAGGGGGCGTGGTCTGCAGGGGTGGGGCCTgagggggtgggggcggggcctgaggggtgggggcggggcctgaGGGGGTGGGGGCGTGGTCTGCAGGGGTGGGGGCGTGGTCTGCGGGTGAGGGGGCGTGGTCTGAAGGTGTGGGGGCGTGGTCTGCAGGGGTGAGGGGGCGTGGTCTGCGGGCGAGGGCGTGGTCTGTGGGTGAGGGGGCGTGGTCTGCGGGATGGGGGCGTGGTCTGCAGGGGTGGGGGCGTGGTCTGGGggtgagggggcggggcctgaggGGTGGGGGCGTGGTCTGCAGGGCGGGGGCGTGGTCTGCAGGGCGGGGGCGTGGTCTGTGGGTGAGGGAGCGTGGTCTGCGGGGGTGGGGGCGTGGTCTGGGGGTGGGGGCGTGGTCTGGGGGTGAGGGAGCGTGGTCTGCAGGGGTGGGGGCGTGGTCTGGGggtgagggggcggggcctgagggggtgggggtgtggtctgcgggggcgggggcgtggtctgcgggggcgggggcgtgGTCTGAGGGTGGGGGCGTggtctgggggtggggggcgtgGTCTGCGGGGTGGGGGCGTGGTCTGCGGGTGAGGGGGCGTGGTCTGCGGGTGAGGGGGCGTGGTCTGCAGGGGTGGGGGCGTGGtctgggggtgagggggtggggCCTGAGGGGGTGGGGGcgtgggctgcagggcaggggcgTGGTCTGAGGGTGGGGGCGTGGTCTGAGGGTGAGGGGGCGTGGTCTAGAGGATGGGCGTGGCTTTCAAGGGGGCGTGGTTTACATGCTGGGGCGTGGCCTGTGGGTGGGATGGGTTTAACTGGCTGAGTGGGGGCGTGGCTTAAGGGAGGCGGGGCTTCCGGGCAGGGGGTGTGTCCTAACCttgccccgccccccccccgggcagtGTACGACGTGCTGACTGGCCGGGCCGTGCGGCGGCTGACCAATCACGGCGCCTGCGTGCGCGACGTCTGCTGGCACCCGCACGAGGGGACGCTGGCCAGCGCCTCGGTGGGCGGGGcttgggggcggggcttgggggtgcctatggggctgggggaatctatggggctgggggaggtcgctatggggctggggggctatggagcagggagggaatctatggggctggggggcatctgtggggctgggggggtctctatggggctggggggaatctatggggcagggggttgcctgtggggcaggggagctctggggcagggagggaatctatggggcagggggttgtctgtggggcaggggagctcTGGCACAGGGAGGGAATCTATGGGGCAGGGGCGGACTACGGAGCAGGGAGGTAATCTGTGGGTCTGGGGGTTTTCTGTGGGTCGGGGGGAATCTATGGGACAGGGCCTAGTCGCTATGGGGCAGAGGAGTCGCTATGGGGCTGGTtgacccccccttccccccccccccccgcagtgggACGGCAGCATCCGCCTGTGGGACTATCGGGAGCCGCAGGACGAGGACGCGAGCGGGGGGGGGCGACACGAGTGGGGGGGGGGCGACGGCGACACCCCCGTGCCCCACACTTCCCCCCCAGTAAAGCCCCTGTGACCCCCAAGTGCCGCCTGGGCTCTTCTTAGCGTCCGTCCGTCCGTGTCCCCCCttccacccccctccccacccccacccgtgtcctccctgtccttgtccccTCCCCCACCACCTGCCGCTCTCCCAGGAGGCCGTGGGGCGGCTGTGGGGCGGCCATGGGGTGGTGTGGGGCGGCCATCCAGGCGTTGAGCCGTGGGGCGGCCGCCGTCCTGGGGTCCCCCATTTTTCCCCGGGCCCACGCTTTGGCCTTGGCCGTACTTGTGGGGCTGGGACCGGCCCTCAGGGCCAGGGCTGACCCACACAGTCTGCTGGCCTCGCCCCATAACCTGCTGGAGGCGTgagtggggccgggggggggctatggggcaggggggggggctatggggggggctgggggggctatggggccTTGGGGGAGGCTATGGGGCCTTGGGGGGAGTTGCTATGGGGCAGAGGGGgtggctatggggcagggggggtgcGTGGGCCTGGGGTGGCTATGGGGCAGAGGAGTGGCTatggggctttgggggggctatggggctgggggcctTGGCTATGGGCCTGAGGGTGGCTATGGGGCT from Grus americana isolate bGruAme1 chromosome 37 unlocalized genomic scaffold, bGruAme1.mat SUPER_37_unloc_1, whole genome shotgun sequence encodes:
- the DCAF11 gene encoding DDB1- and CUL4-associated factor 11 isoform X1 — translated: MGSHSSSRAGGGGARPPPRGPDPEEEEEEEEEEEENQSYFLRRGQIPGGLRDPPESDEEVWDGGGGETDPPPPAPPPPDTRVLASHELRAQLELAAGRGGGRRPGPPEENLPRLLRQREWGRCHHGSFSPGEKSRLSSHFLPNHVAFADSYPQKAFCGLFSDDGSLFVSACQDQTLRVYECRGEGLRLFRASRGRDVGWSILDVVFTPDASQCLYSSWSDYVHVYDIYGDGDNHTALDLRPEERRFAVFSLAVGPDGREVVGGANDGCLYVYDREVQRRVLRVEAHEDDVNAVALGDTGGQLLLSGGDDGVCRAWDRRCLGEGRPRPVGLLAGHRDGITFLHPRGDGRYLVSNSKDQTAKLWDLRRPAGPGGLAAARRAVARQSWDYRWQRAPRRAMATAPLPGDSSLMTYRGHAVLHTLLRCRLSPPRGGGGGLYLGTGCASGAVLVYDVLTGRAVRRLTNHGACVRDVCWHPHEGTLASASWDGSIRLWDYREPQDEDASGGGRHEWGGGDGDTPVPHTSPPVKPL
- the DCAF11 gene encoding DDB1- and CUL4-associated factor 11 isoform X2; this translates as MGSHSSSRAGGGGARPPPRGPDPEEEEEEEEEEEENQSYFLRRGQIPGGLRDPPESDEEVWDGGGGETDPPPPAPPPPDTRVLASHELRAQLELAAGRGGGRRPGPPEENLPRLLRQREWGRCHHGSFSPGEKSRLSSHFLPNHVAFADSYPQKAFCGLFSDDGSLFVSACQDQTLRVYECRGEGLRLFRASRGRDVGWSILDVVFTPDASQCLYSSWSDYVHVYDIYGDGDNHTALDLRPEERRFAVFSLAVGPDGREVVGGANDGCLYVYDREVQRRVLRVEAHEDDVNAVALGDTGGQLLLSGGDDGVCRAWDRRCLGEGRPRPVGLLAGHRDGITFLHPRDQTAKLWDLRRPAGPGGLAAARRAVARQSWDYRWQRAPRRAMATAPLPGDSSLMTYRGHAVLHTLLRCRLSPPRGGGGGLYLGTGCASGAVLVYDVLTGRAVRRLTNHGACVRDVCWHPHEGTLASASWDGSIRLWDYREPQDEDASGGGRHEWGGGDGDTPVPHTSPPVKPL